CCTTCGTCCCGACATGTTGGGACTTCGGCGGGTCCGCAATCCCGCATTCATCCGCGTATCTTACGCCCGCGGTTTTTTGCGGAGGCGGATAAAGTGAAAACATCAATGATTATAAGTATTCAGAAATGAATTTCAATGAATGCCGACGACAATTAAAAATACGATCGTGACAATAATGTCCCCTTGTCTTTCCCCACTTCCCGAATATGCCATCTTCCTACTTCTATTATTGCCTTTTTCAAGAGAGCAATTAATTCTACGATTCAGCCGACTGAAGCCACAAGGCCACTATGGCGAAATTGGCTCACCCGCCTGCCAACGCCTGTCAGCAATGAACGGTGACATTCATCACGTTGTTATTATCCCTGACCAACATAACGTTCCCCGGGAAAGGCAGATGGCGGGCAGGTGACAATAATGTCCCTCCTATTTCCCCTTCATCGCCAGTTCTTTCCATTTCTCGTATCTCACCTCTTCCCTCCACGCCCAATATTCTATACTATAAAGAGCGCAATTATTTTCACGATCGTGAAAATAATGTCCCTTCACCTTTTTCTATTTTCCTTGCGTCGCATTATTACAGCCCAAACATCTTTTCCGCCTGCGCCATACCGTCAAAGTAGTCTGCCCGAATGTAACGGACATACTTCCCCACCTTGTAGTACGCCGTGGTCGCATTAATCTCGTCCTGACATTCATACGGATAAGCCCACACGCTTAAATTCACGTAACGGAATCCGAGATCACGGAGTTTTTTCCGGAATGCATCGCGCGCGCGGCGAAAATCTTCAGGAATATCAAACACGACTATACGCCATTTCCCGTCCCAGTGGGGAGGTTTCATTATGGTAATCGAATCGATCGCTCTTCCTTTCAATACCTCCTTCCCCCTCTGGGTGAGCCGATACTCCCATGCGGTACGTTTACTGCTCACCCGCTCCACATACCCTTGTCGCTCGAATCTCCGCAGCGTGCGGCGCAGCGGTTTGCGCGGAATCGAATAGCGATTCGCACCCATGCCGAAGAGCTGCACTGCATTGGGCGCCATAACAGCCACGGTGAGCATTCCAATGCCCTCAAGAATTTTCCAAATGGTATCAGCGTACGCTTTTCCTTTCTTGGGTCTCATAAAAGTTGTAAATAAGTTACATTTTCATTCCCTAAAAAGAAGCGGCAAGAATAAGAGCGATATGGTAATATTACTACGATATTATTTAAAAGACAATTAATGTCACGAGCCAACTTCGCCATAGTAGCCGATGGCTACGTCGGCTGAATCGTGAAAATAATTGTCTTCTTGCCAGTCTCTCTTTTATGGTATTTATGGTATAGTGAAATCCCAGATTGTAATGATTCTAGCCTTTTTTCGACTACTGATAACGTAAAAAAACATGCCTCCCGAACCAATACCAACTCGCGACAAGGAACTTGAGGAGCGTTTTTTGGCTGCGTATGACGCCCAGGTGAAATCCATTTTCCGCTACATCTACTACCGCACTGGCCAGGAAAAAGAGGAAACGCAAGAGCTCACGCAGGAAGTATTCATGCGCACATGGGCGTACCTGCAAGAAAATAAGCGCCCCATCGACGACATCCGCGCTTTCCTCTTTCAAGTGGCCCGCCATGTCATCGCGGACCGGTGGCGCAAACACAAACCTGCGCTTTCCCTCGAAGAGTTATCTCCTCAAGAAGAGCCTGCCACCCCGCCGCTCCCGCACGCATCCCTCGACCTTCTCATCCTTGAACAGCACCTTTTGAAGCTCCCCGTACGCCACAGGGAAATATTAACGCTGCGCTTTATCAGCGACCTCTCGACTGAAGAAACAGGGCGCGTTCTCGGCATTAGCGCGAATAATGTGGCAGTACTCACCAATAGGGCGATTAAAAAATTAAGAAAATTACTTCCCACTACCATGCATGATGTATTGGATGCATAATTTACCGCATTAAATTATAACAAATTTTCAATTTTCAAATACCAATTTTCCCGCCTGCCAACGCCTGTCAAGGGGGACGGTAACATTCTTAAGGTAAAAATTCTCCCTCATATACGGCACGTTCCCGGGGGAAGGCTGTGGCGGGCAGGCAATTAATTTTCAATATCACAATGTTTGAACATTAGGTCATTGGGATTTATTTGAAAATTGAGAATTGAAAATTGAGAATTGAAAATTACACATTATGGATCCTCTCGAACAACAACTTAAATCCCTGAATTCCTCGCCTG
This sequence is a window from Patescibacteria group bacterium. Protein-coding genes within it:
- a CDS encoding RNA polymerase sigma factor; this translates as MPPEPIPTRDKELEERFLAAYDAQVKSIFRYIYYRTGQEKEETQELTQEVFMRTWAYLQENKRPIDDIRAFLFQVARHVIADRWRKHKPALSLEELSPQEEPATPPLPHASLDLLILEQHLLKLPVRHREILTLRFISDLSTEETGRVLGISANNVAVLTNRAIKKLRKLLPTTMHDVLDA